The following are from one region of the Corylus avellana chromosome ca1, CavTom2PMs-1.0 genome:
- the LOC132184941 gene encoding sulfate transporter 1.3-like encodes MPSMDRSTDEKLETKEMDIRSLSSSGHQAQNTPYIHKVGVPPKQNLFKEFKSTVKETLFSDDPFRPFKDQTGSRKFILGMQTIFPILEWGRSYSLTKFRGDLIAGLTIASLCIPQDIGYAKLANLAPQYGLYSSFVPPLIYAFMGSSRDIAIGPVAVVSLLLGTLLQNEIDPTKNPIEYRRLAFTATFFAGITQATLGFLRLGFLIDFLSHAAIVGFMGGAAITIALQQLKGFLGIVKFTKKSDIVSVMISVWGSVNHGWNWQTILIGASFLSFLLFAKYIGKRNKKFFWVPAIAPLISVILSTFFVYITRADKDGVAIVKHIDKGINPPSLNEIYFSGKYLGKGFRIGVVAGMIALTEATAIGRTFAAMKDYQLDGNKEMVALGAMNIVGSMTSCYVATGSFSRSAVNYMAGCRTAVSNIVMSCVVFLTLEFITPLFKYTPNAILSAIIISAVINLVDFQAAILIWKIDKFDFVACFGAFFGVIFASVEIGLLIAVSISFAKILLQVTRPRTATLGKIPGTSVYRNIQQYPEATKVPGVLIVRVDSAIYFSNSNYIKERILRWLADEEENLKAEYLPRIQFLIVEMSPVTDIDTSGIHALEELHGSLQKRDMQLILANPGPVVIDKLHASKFANLIGENKIFLTVADAVSSCAPKLAEEA; translated from the exons ATGCCTTCAATGGATCGTTCAACTGATGAGAAACTTGAAACAAAAGAGATGGACATCAGAAGTCTGTCATCCTCCGGCCATCAGGCACAGAACACACCATACATTCACAAGGTGGGAGTTCCTCCGAAGCAAAACCTCTTCAAGGAATTCAAATCTACCGTGAAAGAAACACTCTTTTCCGATGATCCTTTTCGTCCCTTCAAGGATCAAACTGGGTCTCGAAAGTTCATTCTAGGCATGCAGACCATTTTCCCCATACTTGAGTGGGGGAGAAGCTACAGCCTAACTAAATTTAGAGGGGATCTTATTGCAGGACTCACGATTGCAAGTCTCTGCATTCCTCAG GACATTGGATATGCAAAGCTTGCAAATTTGGCCCCTCAGTATGGACTCT ATTCCAGCTTCGTCCCACCATTGATTTATGCCTTCATGGGTAGTTCAAGAGATATAGCCATAGGACCTGTGGCAGTGGTATCTCTCTTGCTGGGGACCCTTCTTCAGAATGAGATCGACCCAACCAAAAATCCAATAGAATATCGGCGGCTTGCATTCACAGCTACTTTTTTTGCAGGAATCACTCAAGCCACCCTAGGCTTTTTAAG GTTGGGATTCTTGATTGACTTCTTATCCCATGCTGCCATTGTCGGTTTTATGGGTGGAGCTGCCATCACGATTGCCCTGCAACAGCTAAAGGGTTTTCTTGGCATAGTGAAGTTCACAAAGAAATCTGATATTGTCTCTGTAATGATATCAGTATGGGGATCAGTCAATCATGGA TGGAACTGGCAGACTATACTTATCGGAGCAAGCTTTTTAAGTTTTCTTCTATTTGCTAAATACATA ggaaaaaggaacaaaaagtTCTTCTGGGTGCCTGCAATTGCTCCATTGATATCTGTTATTCTGTCCACCTTTTTTGTGTATATAACCCGTGCAGACAAGGATGGCGTTGCAATT GTGAAACATATAGATAAAGGAATTAATCCCCCATCGTTGAATGAAATATATTTCAGTGGTAAATATCTTGGGAAAGGTTTCAGGATCGGTGTTGTGGCTGGTATGATAGCACTGACG GAAGCCACAGCAATTGGTAGAACATTTGCAGCCATGAAGGACTATCAACTTGATGGAAACAAAGAAATGGTGGCACTAGGAGCAATGAATATTGTTGGTTCGATGACTTCCTGCTATGTGGCAACAG GTTCGTTCTCTCGGTCAGCTGTGAATTACATGGCAGGCTGCCGAACTGCAGTTTCTAACATTGTGATGTCCTGCGTTGTATTCCTAACCTTGGAATTCATCACACCACTTTTTAAGTACACACCGAATGCCATTCTTTCTGCCATCATCATATCTGCTGTGATCAACCTAGTCGACTTTCAGGCAGCAATTCTGATATGGAAGATTGATAAATTTGATTTTGTAGCTTGTTTTGGAGCCTTCTTTGGTGTAATTTTTGCCTCTGTTGAGATAGGCCTCTTAATTGCA GTCTCTATATCCTTTGCTAAAATCCTCTTACAAGTTACCAGGCCAAGGACTGCAACTCTAGGGAAGATACCTGGGACATCTGTGTACAGAAACATCCAACAATATCCAGAAGCAACTAAAGTTCCAGGCGTTCTGATTGTGAGGGTGGATTCTGCAATTTACTTTTCCAACTCCAATTACATTAAAGAGAG GATATTAAGGTGGTTGGCAGATGAGGAAGAAAATCTAAAAGCAGAGTACCTACCAAGAATCCAGTTTCTGATAGTTGAGATGTCCC CCGTTACTGACATTGACACCAGTGGCATTCATGCCCTTGAAGAACTACATGGGAGTCTCCAAAAGAGAGATATGCAG CTCATTCTGGCAAATCCTGGGCCAGTGGTGATTGACAAGCTCCATGCTTCCAAATTTGCAAACTTGATTGGGGAGAACAAAATCTTCCTCACGGTTGCTGACGCGGTCTCATCCTGTGCTCCAAAGTTGGCTGAAGAAGCTTGA
- the LOC132170646 gene encoding uncharacterized protein LOC132170646: protein MAGGSTQDLRERVARLEALLGVPVEESSSTTIMEQLAAAQKSISDLQSSLDAHSARALQRLEERAEEQADLAAHRFEGMGEEIESMQDDIKGFSARFDAELDILKRAIRGLPTGGEATAKLKVPEPKPFGGARSAKELENFLWDMEQYFRAARIPETERVTITTMYLDGDAKLWWRTREDDDSGRPKITNWEALRKELRDQFLPCNTAWVARDSLKKLKHTTSVREYVKQFSSLMLDIKDMSEADKLYNFTSGLQVWAQLELRRQGVRDLPSAMAAADALVDFRQSKEDGEKPKPKSKDKGKKKVGNEKPKFKGKTDKGKGRVVDKPQPNKNNLGCFICNGPHRARDCPKKEKLNALVTEEGPEAGGGEFQARMNPLQMRLNALKAEPSTVLMYVPVEANSSKSTAMLDTGATHNFVAARMITRLGLKLSKCPSKLKAVNSEAQPVVGIAHAVSLKVGEWTGEVNFLVVPLDDFDIILGNEFFVLAEAAPMPFLRGMLIMDKAHPCYVKAIKEAPPPHGSSKDGALSAMQLKHGLRRGDVTYLAALREVKEESCVDAPEQVLSLLEEFEDVMPPELPKTLPPRRNVDHRIELLPGSTPPARAPYRMSPKELAELQRQLTELLETGFIQPSKAPYGAPVLFQKKKDGSLRMCVDYRALNKVTVKNKYPVPLIQDLFDRLSRASYYTKLDLRSGYWQVRIAEGDEPKTTCVTRYGSFEFLVMPFGLTNAPATFCNLMNDVFYDYIDKFVVVYLDDIVVYSESFVNHLSHLRLVLTRLRENSLYVKKEKCEFARREILFLGHKISAGKILMDEGKVKAIQDWSPPKTVSGLRSFLGLANYYRKFIAAYSKKAAPLTDLLKKDRQWRWTDQCQAAFDKLKAAVASEPVLHLPDFELPFEVHTDASDRAIGGVLVQEGHPVAYESRKLKEAEQRYSAHEKEMLAVVHCLLVWRVYLLGTKFVVRTDNAANTFFQTQKKLSAKQARWQEFLQEYDFVWVHKPGKHNQVADALSRKEHDPGGRLLLEVTLLHHAVGCSQVAAHSSKALPPGGYKRAVGALIRGSWKLHCEGVL from the exons ATGGCAGGTGGCTCTACACAAGACTTGCGGGAAAGAGTAGCCAGGCTTGAAGCCTTGCTAGGTGTTCCTGTGGAGGAGTCCTCCTCCACTACTATTATGGAGCAGTTGGCTGCTGCTCAGAAGTCTATCTCAGACTTGCAGTCGTCCCTTGATGCCCATAGTGCAAGGGCCTTGCAACGGTTGGAAGAAAGAGCTGAGGAGCAAGCTGACCTTGCAGCTCACCGGTTTGAAGGTATGGGTGAAGAGATCGAGTCCATGCAAGATGATATCAAAGGGTTTTCAGCCCGCTTTGATGCTGAGTTAGACATTCTCAAAAGGGCTATCCGTGGCTTACCTACTGGTGGGGAGGCCACGGCCAAGCTGAAGGTTCCAGAACCTAAGCCCTTTGGGGGTGCTAGAAGTGCTAAGGAGTTGGAAAACTTCCTATGGGATATGGAGCAGTATTTTCGGGCTGCTCGTATTCCAGAAACAGAACGTGTCACCATCACCACCATGTATCTGGATGGCGATGCAAAGCTATGGTGGCGTACCAGGGAAGATGACGATTCTGGTAGGCCAAAGATCACCAACTGGGAAGCACTTCGAAAGGAGCTGAGAGATCAGTTTCTTCCTTGCAACACTGCATGGGTTGCAAGGGACTCCCTCAAGAAGTTGAAGCACACAACCTCAGTAAGGGAGTATGTGAAACAGTTTAGTTCTTTGATGCTGGATATCAAAGACATGTCGGAGGCCGACAAACTATACAATTTCACATCAGGATTACAAGTGTGGGCTCAACTTGAGCTAAGAAGGCAGGGGGTGCGTGACCTCCCATCTGCCATGGCTGCTGCTGATGCCTTGGTTGATTTTCGACAGAGCAAAGAAGATGGGGagaaacctaaacctaagtcgAAAGACAAGGGTAAGAAGAAGGTGGGCAATGAGAAGCCCAAGTTCAAGGGGAAAACCGACAAGGGCAAGGGCAGGGTTGTTGACAAACCGCAGCCCAACAAGAACAATCTTGGTTGCTTCATATGCAATGGTCCCCATAGGGCAAGGGATTGCCCAAAGAAGGAGAAGCTGAATGCTCTAGTCACAGAGGAAGGTCCAGAAGCTGGGGGTGGGGAATTTCAAGCTCGAATGAACCCCCTCCAGATGCGGTTGAATGCTCTAAAGGCAGAACCATCTACTGTGCTAATGTATGTTCCTGTGGAGGCCAACTCCTCAAAGTCCACGGCCATGCTAGACACAGGGGCTACACACAACTTCGTGGCAGCACGCATGATAACTAGGTTGGGGCTAAAGCTGAGCAAGTGCCCAAGCAAGCTGAAGGCAGTGAACTCAGAAGCCCAGCCAGTGGTGGGTATTGCTCATGCAGTCTCCTTGAAGGTTGGAGAGTGGACAGGAGAGGTAAACTTTCTTGTGGTTCCCTTGGAtgattttgatattattcttgGAAATGAGTTCTTTGTGCTGGCTGAGGCAGCACCCATGCCCTTTTTGAGGGGAATGTTGATCATGGACAAGGCACACCCTTGCTATGTGAAGGCCATTAAGGAGGCACCACCTCCCCATGGCAGTAGTAAGGATGGTGCCCTCTCAGCCATGCAACTCAAACATGGCCTGAGAAGAGGAGATGTTACTTACTTGGCTGCTTTGAGAGAAGTCAAGGAGGAGTCGTGTGTGGATGCACCAGAACAGGTGCTGAGTTTGTTGGAAGAGTTTGAGGATGTCATGCCTCCTGAGTTGCCCAAAACTCTTCCTCCTAGACGAAATGTTGACCATAGAATTGAGTTGCTGCCTGGTTCAACACCACCTGCTCGTGCACCATACAGAATGTCGCCAAAAGAGTTGGCAGAATTGCAGAGGCAGCTTACTGAGTTGCTGGAAACAGGTTTCATCCAGCCCTCCAAAGCTCCCTATGGTGCCCCAGTGCTCTTCCAAAAGAAGAAGGATGGATCGCTTCGAATGTGTGTGGATTATAGGGCTTTGAACAAGGTTACAGTGAAGAACAAATACCCTGTGCCCCTTATCCAAGACCTCTTCGATCGATTGAGCAGGGCATCCTACTACACCAAGCTGGACTTGCGTTCTGGTTATTGGCAAGTGAGAATTGCAGAGGGGGATGAGCCCAAGACAACCTGTGTAACTCGGTATGGCTCTTTTGAATTTCTTGTGATGCCTTTTGGCCTCACCAATGCCCCTGCTACCTTTTGCAACCTTATGAATGATGTCTTTTATGATTACATAGATAAATTTGTGGTTGTCTATCTTGATGACATTGTGGTATACAGTGAGTCTTTTGTTAATCATTTAAGCCATCTAAGGTTGGTTCTAACTCGGTTGAGGGAGAACTCTCTTTATGTAAAGAAAGAGAAGTGTGAGTTTGCTCGCAGGGAGATTCTGTTCCTAGGCCACAAAATCAGTGCAGGGAAGATATTAATGGATGAAGGCAAGGTGAAGGCCATCCAAGACTGGTCACCACCCAAGACAGTGTCGGGATTGCGCTCGTTCCTTGGGCTGGCCAACTATTACAGAAAGTTCATTGCTGCCTATTCAAAGAAGGCAGCTCCCCTCACTGACCTGCTGAAGAAAGATAGGCAGTGGCGTTGGACAGATCAATGCCAGGCCGCCTTCGACAAGTTGAAAGCTGCTGTTGCAAGTGAACCTGTCCTGCACCTGCCTGACTTTGAACTACCATTCGAAGTACACACTGATGCCTCAGATAGAGCCATTGGGGGTGTGTTGGTGCAAGAAGGGCATCCAGTTGCCTATGAGAGCAGAAAGTTGAAGGAGGCTGAGCAGAGGTATTCTGCCCATGAGAAAGAAATGCTGGCTGTTGTTCATTGTTTGCTAGTATGGAGAGTATACTTGCTGGGAACCAAGTTTGTGGTGCGCACCGACAATGCTGCCAACACCTTCTTTCAAACTCAAAAGAAGTTGTCAGCAAAGCAGGCTCGATGGCAGGAGTTTTTACAAGAGTATGACTTTGTGTGGGTACACAAACCTGGCAAACACAACCAGGTTGCTGATGCATTGAGCCGCAA GGAGCACGATCCAGGTGGCAGGTTGCTGCTGGAAGTGACCTTGTTGCACCATGCTGTGGGTTGCAGCCAGGTGGCAGCCCACAGCAGCAAAGCTCTCCCTCCTGGTGGCTATAAGAGGGCTGTTGGGGCTCTCATTCGAGGAAGCTGGAAGCTACATTGTGAGGGAGTCTTGTGA